DNA from Variovorax sp. V213:
AAGCCCCTGGGCCAGAGCACGTGGTAGGCGAAGAAGACCGCCAGGTTGACGATCACGCCGACCACGGCCGCGGTGATGGCGGTCAGCGGCGCGGTGAACTTCAGGTTGCCGTGGGTCGACTCGATGAAGGGTCCGCCCAGCAGGATGAACAGGAACGACGGCAGGAAGGTGAAGAAGGTCACCACCGCCGCCGCTGCCGCGCCCGCCGCGAACAGCGCATGCGGGCCGAACAGCGCCTGGCCCCAGCCGCCGACGAAACCCACGAACGACACCACCATGATCAGGGGGCCGGGCGTGGTTTCTCCGAGCGCCAGTCCGTCGATCATCTGCGTGGCGCTGAGCCAGTGGTAGTGGTCGACCGCGCCCTGGAACACATAGGGCAGCACCGCGTAGGCACCTCCGAAGGTCAGCAGCGCCGCCTTGGTGAAGAACCAGCCCATCTGCGTGAGTGCACCGTTCCATCCGTACAGCGCAGCCAGCGTGCCAAGGGCACCGAGCCACACCAGGACAAACACCGCCAGCACGCGCACGAAACGGCCCCAGCCGAAAAGGGCGTGCCGCGGCGTCGGGGTGTCGTCGTCGATCAGCGCTGGACCGGCCGATGCCGCGGCGGCCCCATGTCCGCCGCCCGGCGCGAAATACGCGGGGGCGATCCGGCTGCCAAAGTAACCGATGGCCCCCGCGGCAAGCACGATCAGCGGAAATGGCAGGCGTAGCGCAAAGATCGCCACGAAGGCGGCCACCGCAATCGCCCAGAGCCATACGTTCTTGAGCACCCGCGAGCCGATGCGCCAGGCGGCGAACAGCACGATGGCCGTCACCGCAGGCTTCACACCGTAGAGCAGGCCCGCCACCGCCGGCACGTGGCCGTAGGCCATGTAGGCCCACGACAGCGCAATCAGGATGAAGAGGGACGGCAGCACGAAGAGCACCCCCGCCGCAATACCGCCCCAGGTGCGATGCATGAGCCAGCCGATGTAGGTGGCCAGCTGCTGGGCTTCGGGGCCCGGCAGCAGCATGCAGTAATTGAGTGCGTGCAGAAAGCGCTTCTCCGAGATCCAGCGCCGGCGCTCGACCAGATCCTGGTGCATCAGCGCGATCTGTCCGGCCGGGCCGCCGAAGCTGATGAACCCCAGCTTGAGCCAATAGCCGAAGGCCCGCCAGAAGCTGACGGGAGCGGGGCGTTCGACAGGCTCTGGCAATGCCATGAATGGGACTTTCTCTTTTTCTTCGCTATTTCAGGAAGGCGTCGTAGGCGGTCTTCAGGATCAACGCGCTCACGACGACGATGAACACCACCCGCACGAAGCCGGCGCCGTGCTTCAGCGCAACTCGCGTGCCCAGCAAGCTGCCGGCCACGTTGGCGACCGCCATCACCAGCCCATAGTGCCACCAGACATGTCCCTTGAACGCGAGCAGCAGCAGGGCCGCGGCGTTGGTGAGCGTATTGATGACCTTGGCGGACGCCGAGGCGTTCAGGAAGTCGTAGCCCATCCAGCGCACGAACAGGAAGACGAGAAAGCTGCCTGCGCCGGGGCCGAAGAAGCCGTCATAGAAGCCGATCGACAGCCCGATGGCGCAGGCCGCCAGCGTTTCGGCACGGCCGCTGAAGCGCGGGACATGATGGCGCCCAAGGTCCTTGCGCATCACCGTGTAGATCAGCACGCCCAGGAGCACGATGGGCAGCGCCCGGCGCAGGAAGTCGCCGGGGAACACTGTCACACCCCAGGCACCCAGCATCGAGCCGGCAAACCCGAGCACGGCGGCGGGCCACAAGGCGCCCCACCGCATCCGGACCCGCTGGCTGAACTGGGCTGCCGCGGCCGCCGTGCCCCAAATAGAAGCACTTTTGTTGGTGCCCAGCAACGTGGCAGGCGGTGCACCTGGAAAGACGGCGAAGAGCGCCGGCACGAGGATCAGTCCCCCACCGCCCACGATCGAATCGACAAAGCCCGCGAGCAGCGAGGCGCCCGTTACCACCAGCATTTCCATGGTTGGATTGTCGCACCCTGATTGCTATCAAAAAGGGAGCTTCATCCAAAGGTGGGACGGGCAGAAAAGCTCTCTTTGGCTCGATAGAAATGCCGCGGTCGGCACGAGGCGGCGGGCATAAAAAAGGCGCCGACCAGCGGCGCCTTTCAAGTTCAAGCACGGCTTCTCGAACGGAAGCCTTGAAGAATTTTTGTTGTAGACCGAATTTGTCTCCTCGGACCCTCGGCAGCACGAGCTTG
Protein-coding regions in this window:
- a CDS encoding TSUP family transporter, giving the protein MEMLVVTGASLLAGFVDSIVGGGGLILVPALFAVFPGAPPATLLGTNKSASIWGTAAAAAQFSQRVRMRWGALWPAAVLGFAGSMLGAWGVTVFPGDFLRRALPIVLLGVLIYTVMRKDLGRHHVPRFSGRAETLAACAIGLSIGFYDGFFGPGAGSFLVFLFVRWMGYDFLNASASAKVINTLTNAAALLLLAFKGHVWWHYGLVMAVANVAGSLLGTRVALKHGAGFVRVVFIVVVSALILKTAYDAFLK
- the chrA gene encoding chromate efflux transporter, yielding MALPEPVERPAPVSFWRAFGYWLKLGFISFGGPAGQIALMHQDLVERRRWISEKRFLHALNYCMLLPGPEAQQLATYIGWLMHRTWGGIAAGVLFVLPSLFILIALSWAYMAYGHVPAVAGLLYGVKPAVTAIVLFAAWRIGSRVLKNVWLWAIAVAAFVAIFALRLPFPLIVLAAGAIGYFGSRIAPAYFAPGGGHGAAAASAGPALIDDDTPTPRHALFGWGRFVRVLAVFVLVWLGALGTLAALYGWNGALTQMGWFFTKAALLTFGGAYAVLPYVFQGAVDHYHWLSATQMIDGLALGETTPGPLIMVVSFVGFVGGWGQALFGPHALFAAGAAAAAVVTFFTFLPSFLFILLGGPFIESTHGNLKFTAPLTAITAAVVGVIVNLAVFFAYHVLWPRGLSGSFEVPSAVIGVLAAIALFRFKAGVIPVVLASALTGMAWQLLLR